The Helianthus annuus cultivar XRQ/B chromosome 16, HanXRQr2.0-SUNRISE, whole genome shotgun sequence genome includes a window with the following:
- the LOC110920199 gene encoding protein ALP1-like, which produces MSSSSSSEWYSSSSEEDVIMHNMIMNAAQVFMAAAEGSSQPLTRRAKYNRDQEAGHDKLVADYFADEPVYPAEIFRRRFRMSRQLFLRIAGDMAQSDPFFTLRNDARGQRGFSNLQKCTSAIRQLAYGYAPDALDEYIRMSERTARRCLYKFCQWVVKLYSKRYLRKPNANDVQKLYQAHEQRHGFPGMLGSIDCMHWQWQNCPVAWQGQYTRGDQGHPTIILEAVASQDLWIWHAFFGLPGSLNDLNIIYQSQIFDDVVAGTGPDTSFTVSGVEYRRGYYLADGIYPTYSTIVKTVPHPTDDKRKKFAKFQEGARKDIERAFGVLQKKWHIISIPARSQTPRRLRHIMYACIILHNMIIEDEGRAICDYDENASAGNSVPVSEEQQDLNAFALRNEYTHHNLQADLVEYIWNNAQNEPAHHMEDDD; this is translated from the exons atgtcttcatcgtcttcgtccgagtggtattcatcatcttcggaagaggatgttattatgcacaacatgattatgaacgcggctcaggTGTTCATGGCGGCCGCTGAAGGGTCGTCCCAACCGCTAACCAGACGAGCAAAATATaaccgagaccaagaag ccggccacgataaactagtagccgattattttgccgacgaacccgtgtacccaGCCGAGATTTTTCGACGTCGTTTCCGCATGAGTCGTCAACTGTTCTTACGTATTGCAGGCGACATGgcccagtctgatccgttttttacattgcgaaacgatgctagggggcaaaggggtttcagtaatttacaaaaatgtacgtcggccattcgccaacttgcgtacggttacgcaccagatgcattagacgagtacattaggatgtctgaaagaaccgcacgtcgatgtttgtacaagttttgccaatgggttgtcaaattgtatagcaagcgatacctgcggaaaccgaacgcaaacgacgttcaaaaattatatcaagcacacgaacagagacatggtttcccaggaatgctcgggagcattgattgcatgcactggcagtggcagaactgcccggttgcatggcaaggtcagtatactaggggagatcagggacatccgactatcattctagaggctgttgcgtcacaggatctctggatatggcatgctttttttggtctacctggttcactcaacgacctcaacatcatataccagtcacagatttttgatgatgtagtggcgggtacaggtccagacacaagctttacggtttcaggggtggagtacaggcgaggttactacctagccgatgggatatacccaacgtactcgacaatTGTTAAAACTGTCCCGCACCCGACCGACGACAAAAGGAAAAAGTTTGCAAAGTTTCAAGAGGGCgcaagaaaagatattgaacgggcttttggtgttctacaaaaaaaatggcacatcatttcaattccagcacgttcgcaaacaccaaggaggttacgacacattatgtacgcttgtatcatccttcataacatgatcattgaagacgaaggtagagcgatatgcgattacgacgaaaacgcgtctgctggaaattctgttccagttagtgaggaacaacaagatttgaacgcctttgctctacgtaacgagtacacacatcacaacctacaagcggacttggtggagtacatttggaacaacgctcaaaACGAACCCGCCCACCACATGGAAGACGACGATTAG